A portion of the Pseudopipra pipra isolate bDixPip1 chromosome 1, bDixPip1.hap1, whole genome shotgun sequence genome contains these proteins:
- the PEX2 gene encoding peroxisome biogenesis factor 2 isoform X1 has protein sequence MRCKTNFSESFFSEEMASSTGNEKGVNPVLRISQLDALELNKALEQLVWSQFTNCFHGFKPGVLAHFEPEVKAFLCLILWRFTIYSKNATVGQSILNIQYKNNLSQTEKYQPLSKQQKLWYLIFTVGGRWLEERCYDLFSNRQQQSFSKIKSYISFGAGLLKLCGVLNFLIFLRKGTFATLTERILGIRSVFCKPQSVRQVGFEYMNRELLWHGFAEFLIYLLPLINVQKLKLKISSWCLPIAGLSDSENTLASHCRECSLCGEWPTMPHTIGCPHVFCYYCVKSNYLFDMYFTCPKCGSEVHTLQPLKYKIEMTELHV, from the exons ATGAGGTGTAAGACCAACTTTTCAG AaagttttttctctgaagaaatgGCCTCCAGCACTGGAAATGAAAAGGGCGTGAATCCTGTGCTCAGAATAAGTCAACTTGATGCTCTTGAACTAAACAAAGCCCTGGAACAACTCGTGTGGTCCCAGTTTACCAACTGTTTTCATGGATTTAAACCAGGGGTGTTGGCTCACTTTGAACCAGaagtaaaagcatttttatgtcTTATATTATGGAGATTCACTATCTATTCCAAGAATGCAACTGTGGGACAGAGTATTCTGAATATTCAATACAAGAATAACTTATCTCAGACAGAGAAATACCAACCCCTGAGCAAACAACAAAAGTTATGGTATCTTATTTTCACTGTTGGTGGAAGATGGTTGGAAGAAAGATGTTATGATTTATTTAGCAATCGTCAACAACAATCTTTCTCCAAAATTAAGAGCTATATTAGCTTTGGAGCTGGACTTCTAAAACTTTGTGGAGTTctaaattttctgatttttcttcgGAAAGGAACATTTGCAACACTTACAGAACGCATTCTAGGAATTAGGTCAGTTTTTTGCAAGCCGCAAAGTGTTCGTCAGGTAGGATTTGAATACATGAATAGGGAGCTCTTATGGCATGGCTTTGCTGAATTTCTGATTTATCTACTGCCACTTATTAATGTGCAGAAACTGAAACTTAAAATTTCTTCTTGGTGTTTGCCTATTGCAGGTCTTTCCGATAGTGAAAACACATTAGCAAGCCACTGCAGGGAATGTTCACTGTGTGGGGAATGGCCTACCATGCCTCATACCATAGGCTGTCCACATGTTTTTTGTTACTACTGTGTTAAAAGTAACTACTTATTTGATATGTATTTTACATGTCCTAAATGTGGCTCAGAGGTACACACTCTTCAACCACTGAAGTATAAAATTGAAATGACAGAATTGCACGTCTGA
- the PEX2 gene encoding peroxisome biogenesis factor 2 isoform X2, which yields MASSTGNEKGVNPVLRISQLDALELNKALEQLVWSQFTNCFHGFKPGVLAHFEPEVKAFLCLILWRFTIYSKNATVGQSILNIQYKNNLSQTEKYQPLSKQQKLWYLIFTVGGRWLEERCYDLFSNRQQQSFSKIKSYISFGAGLLKLCGVLNFLIFLRKGTFATLTERILGIRSVFCKPQSVRQVGFEYMNRELLWHGFAEFLIYLLPLINVQKLKLKISSWCLPIAGLSDSENTLASHCRECSLCGEWPTMPHTIGCPHVFCYYCVKSNYLFDMYFTCPKCGSEVHTLQPLKYKIEMTELHV from the coding sequence atgGCCTCCAGCACTGGAAATGAAAAGGGCGTGAATCCTGTGCTCAGAATAAGTCAACTTGATGCTCTTGAACTAAACAAAGCCCTGGAACAACTCGTGTGGTCCCAGTTTACCAACTGTTTTCATGGATTTAAACCAGGGGTGTTGGCTCACTTTGAACCAGaagtaaaagcatttttatgtcTTATATTATGGAGATTCACTATCTATTCCAAGAATGCAACTGTGGGACAGAGTATTCTGAATATTCAATACAAGAATAACTTATCTCAGACAGAGAAATACCAACCCCTGAGCAAACAACAAAAGTTATGGTATCTTATTTTCACTGTTGGTGGAAGATGGTTGGAAGAAAGATGTTATGATTTATTTAGCAATCGTCAACAACAATCTTTCTCCAAAATTAAGAGCTATATTAGCTTTGGAGCTGGACTTCTAAAACTTTGTGGAGTTctaaattttctgatttttcttcgGAAAGGAACATTTGCAACACTTACAGAACGCATTCTAGGAATTAGGTCAGTTTTTTGCAAGCCGCAAAGTGTTCGTCAGGTAGGATTTGAATACATGAATAGGGAGCTCTTATGGCATGGCTTTGCTGAATTTCTGATTTATCTACTGCCACTTATTAATGTGCAGAAACTGAAACTTAAAATTTCTTCTTGGTGTTTGCCTATTGCAGGTCTTTCCGATAGTGAAAACACATTAGCAAGCCACTGCAGGGAATGTTCACTGTGTGGGGAATGGCCTACCATGCCTCATACCATAGGCTGTCCACATGTTTTTTGTTACTACTGTGTTAAAAGTAACTACTTATTTGATATGTATTTTACATGTCCTAAATGTGGCTCAGAGGTACACACTCTTCAACCACTGAAGTATAAAATTGAAATGACAGAATTGCACGTCTGA